From the genome of Nodularia sp. NIES-3585:
TCAGTTTTTCTTCCTTGAGGATTTCCAGGAGTTCAACGGACATCTGCTTGAGACGTTTGATATCAGTGGCTTGCAGATCCGGTTTTTTCAGCAGGTCGAAAAGAGCAAGGGTTTCTTCGTCTAAGCCTTCACGAGTAGCGCGTTGGGCTTCTTCGTCCAGGTCTTGGATGAATTTGAGCAGTTCTTCAAAAGTTTGTTGAATCAAAAGTCGGTCTTTTTCTTGGTTGTAACGGTCTACGATTTTTTCGTAGTGTTGCTGGTAGTCGGTGCGGGATGAGTTGCGGTTGAGCATTTGCCGAAGTCGTTGTTCTACGGCTTGTTTGAGGGTTTGAACAGTAGTGCGAGGGGCTGGGTTTTTCTGAAATTCGGCTTTGAGGCGTTCAAAATCAATCTTGCTGATATCGTAGAGTTCACCGTCTCCGGTGTTGGTATTGGTGACTTCGATAGCTTCATCTACCACAGCGTGAAGTTGACGGAGAATCTGGCTAATGTCTGTAATTTCTGCGTCGTTTTCCAGACTTTTGTAAACTATTTTGATAGCATCATGTTCTCGGCGGTATTGGTTTATGTCTGGGACGTTGGTGCTGGCTTTAAATTTTTTGAAGACTTCTCGACAGAGAATTTCAAACCGTTTACGGGTTTCATCATTTTCGTTGACAGCTTCTTTAGCATCTCGGATAGCAGCGTTAAGGGCAAAGTCGGTTTGATTTATGATGGCATCTAAAGAAGCACCCTGATTTGTTAGAAATTGTTTGACAGTAGCGATCGCCTTTTGTAATTCATCGAGAAGATTTTCTTGGGGTTGGGTGGGGTCAACGGTAGGGTCATCTTCTCCCCTGGCTTCATCGGCAGTTCCGGCAAAGGTAGCCAGGGCTTCTCTGAGGTTTTTGAGAATGCCGCAATAATCAACAATCAAGCCGTTATTTTTACCTTCAAAGACTCGGTTAGCACGGGCGATCGCCTGCATGAGAGTATGGGCTTTGAGGGGTTTATCAAGGTAGAGGACAGACAGGGGCGGGACATCAAATCCGGTTAACCACATGGCACAAACAATGGCGATGCGGAAGGGATGATTGCCATCTTTAAAAGCTGTTTCTAGACCGATGCGTTTACCGTCTGCTGGTTCAAAACCGTGATTAATCCGGTCACGGTGAAAGTTAATATCTAAATCCCACTGGCGGAATTTTTCCACTTCTCCCTGTTCATGACTGACCACAACAGCTGCAACGGTTTCTTCCATCCAGCGTATCTGACGTTCTCGATAGATGGCTTCTTGCTGGTCGGTGATGGTTTTGAATTGTTTTTTGAGTTTTTTGATTTCCAGTTGCCAGAAATGGGTGATTTTTGCATACATCCGTCCGCAGGTGATTTTGTCAATGCAGACAAACATGGCTTTACCCATTTCCCAACCGTTAGCGTAGTGTTGGACAAAATCTTCAGCGATCGCATTGAGGCGTTTTTCAGCAGTAATAATGTGATACTCTTTTTTCAATGCCCGTTCTAAACGCTGTTCAATGTCTTTATCTTCAATTTCTAATTCTTCAAGTTTGGCAGCGATGCCTTTATTCAGGTCATTGGTGGCAACTCCCAATTTATCGCCCCTGGCATCATAATAAAGGGGGACGGTAGCATTATCTTCTACGGCTCTCTGGAAGTCGTAGGTAGAGACATAATCGCCAAAATAACGGCGGGTGATTTCATCATCATTGAATAGGGGCGTACCTGTAAAGCCGATAAAGCTGGCATTTGGTAAGGCCTTATGCAGGTTGAGCGATAGCTCTCCATATTGGCTGCGGTGGGCTTCATCACTAATAACAATGATGTCGTCCCGTCGGTTATAGGGATTTTCTGGGTCAACACGTTGATTGAATTTTTGAATCAGAGTGAACACATAAGCTTTATGTTGATCTAGAAGTTGTACTAGTCCTTGACCATTAATGGGTCTACAGGGGTCTGTGTCGTTATTGGCTAGTCCACAACCTGCAAAGGTATCATAAATTTGGTTGTCGAGGTCTTCTCGGTCGGTACAGATTAAAAAGCTAAAGTTTCCCCCCACTTTGCGCCGGACTTTTTGAGCGAAAAAGACCATTGAGTAACTTTTACCTGAGCCTTGGGTATGCCAAAATACTCCTAATTTCCCTTGGCGGTTGTGACGGTCTTTTACGGCTTCTATGGCTTGATTAACTCCCAGATATTGATGGTTACGGGCGATAATTTTGGCAGTTTTCAGGGACGAGTCGTCAAAGAGAATAAAGTTTTCAAAGATATCGAGTAAGTTATTTTTATTAAATACTCCTTTAAGCAGAGTTTCCATATCAACTACGCCGGGGTCACTTTCTGCCAGACGTTTCCATTCATGGAAGTATTCAAAGGGAGTGTTAAGACTGCCTAATTTAGCATCAATTCCATTACCGAAAACAACAAGGGCGTTGTGGTGGAAGAGTTGGGGAATGGTATCTAAATAATCTTTATAATTTTCTTCATAAGCAGCACGAAGATTTTTATTAACATTTTTTAGTTCCATAAAGATGAGGGGGATACCGTTGACGAAGCCCACAATATCGGCTCGTTTACCACGACCAAATCCTCCTTTTATGCACAGTTCCCGGACTGCTAAAAAGTGGTTGTTTGTGGGGGTATCAAAGTCAAAAATCTTTAAAGTGGGGGTGCGGGTTTCGCCTTTTTCGTTGCGGTAGGTAACTTTTACACCGTCTCGCAGCAGGTTGTATTTTTCGCGGTTAATGGTGAGGAGGGTTTGACTGGTGTTATATTCGGTAATGGCTCGGATTGCGTCTTTGTAGGCTGAATCGGGGTGATGGGGGTTAAGTTCCCGCAGTTTGGTGTTGAGGTAGCGGGTGAGGATAATTTGTTTTTGGTCTGTGCGTCCTAAAAGGCTGTTTTCGCCAAGGTCTTCTTGATTATAGGCGTAGACAGATTCCCAGCCCAGGTGTTTTTGTAGATAGTCGGCGGTGGTGCGTTGGACAAGGTTATCTTCGTTGAAGGGTGGCATAAATCACTGGGAACAGGGAAAGGTTTTTTTAGTGTTCCCAATTTTCAGGGGGGAAGTGATATTTTTTGGAAAATTAAATCATCATATTGCGATTTCTCCATTCATTAGGCGAGGAAGAAGGATATTACGGGCTTCGATTAACTTAAAATTTTGCAGATATAAAATTTTTATTTGCTTATCAATCGGCTGTACTTGGTCTATAAATAATTGAATTAATGAATTAGAAGGAGTTAGTAATTGAACATTATATAAATCTTTTTTAGTAATAGCAGCAAATATTGCACCACCCCCGATCATATCCTCTTT
Proteins encoded in this window:
- a CDS encoding type I restriction endonuclease subunit R, whose translation is MPPFNEDNLVQRTTADYLQKHLGWESVYAYNQEDLGENSLLGRTDQKQIILTRYLNTKLRELNPHHPDSAYKDAIRAITEYNTSQTLLTINREKYNLLRDGVKVTYRNEKGETRTPTLKIFDFDTPTNNHFLAVRELCIKGGFGRGKRADIVGFVNGIPLIFMELKNVNKNLRAAYEENYKDYLDTIPQLFHHNALVVFGNGIDAKLGSLNTPFEYFHEWKRLAESDPGVVDMETLLKGVFNKNNLLDIFENFILFDDSSLKTAKIIARNHQYLGVNQAIEAVKDRHNRQGKLGVFWHTQGSGKSYSMVFFAQKVRRKVGGNFSFLICTDREDLDNQIYDTFAGCGLANNDTDPCRPINGQGLVQLLDQHKAYVFTLIQKFNQRVDPENPYNRRDDIIVISDEAHRSQYGELSLNLHKALPNASFIGFTGTPLFNDDEITRRYFGDYVSTYDFQRAVEDNATVPLYYDARGDKLGVATNDLNKGIAAKLEELEIEDKDIEQRLERALKKEYHIITAEKRLNAIAEDFVQHYANGWEMGKAMFVCIDKITCGRMYAKITHFWQLEIKKLKKQFKTITDQQEAIYRERQIRWMEETVAAVVVSHEQGEVEKFRQWDLDINFHRDRINHGFEPADGKRIGLETAFKDGNHPFRIAIVCAMWLTGFDVPPLSVLYLDKPLKAHTLMQAIARANRVFEGKNNGLIVDYCGILKNLREALATFAGTADEARGEDDPTVDPTQPQENLLDELQKAIATVKQFLTNQGASLDAIINQTDFALNAAIRDAKEAVNENDETRKRFEILCREVFKKFKASTNVPDINQYRREHDAIKIVYKSLENDAEITDISQILRQLHAVVDEAIEVTNTNTGDGELYDISKIDFERLKAEFQKNPAPRTTVQTLKQAVEQRLRQMLNRNSSRTDYQQHYEKIVDRYNQEKDRLLIQQTFEELLKFIQDLDEEAQRATREGLDEETLALFDLLKKPDLQATDIKRLKQMSVELLEILKEEKLRIDHWYDKESTRDGVKTAIYDFLYSDSTGLPVDSYTEDEVTDKTNVVFLHVLQVYKTVPSGYYSAAA